Genomic window (Drosophila sulfurigaster albostrigata strain 15112-1811.04 chromosome 2R, ASM2355843v2, whole genome shotgun sequence):
CGTCAGTCGTAATGATACTGTGTCCAACATAACCTATGTCGATGATGCTTCTAAGCCAGAGCAAGATACCCAACAATCCAGCAATAAAGATAACGACAACAGTAGCTATAAGCACAACTACATCGACTTGTCCAACAAAGGAGTTGGCAACCAACCTTATAATTCATACTACAGCAGTTCTCCCGTTTTTCGCACTCCCATGCATCCGTTGCATCTGTATAGAGATAGCTACTACAGAAGACCAAATGTACCAGCCAGACGTAAAGACAATTATTACTACTCATCCAACAGCAGTCCGGTGAGGAATCCCTTTGATGACTGGTCTCAACCTTACAGTCCGGCCGAGAAAACACGCTTTCCCTATTGGGCTCTAGCTGCGCAGTAAGTAGAATGTCATATACTTTGAAACACTCTCTCTTTCAATTCTGTGCATTTTAGTTTAGAGGATATCTTACGACATCGGAATAGTTTCTATAATCGTGATAAGAATCAACATGAGAATGTCTACTATGGCAAACCAAAGCCTCAACGTATTCGCAAACTTCCTCGTGTATCTAGCCAAGCAAggcatttcaaaatttatcCCGTGTTTGGCAAGCGCAGCATTCCGGATGCTGAGAATCcacatcatcgtcatcgcagAAGTGGCACAAGTAGCACACACGATAGCAATTTAAGTAGATTGGAGAGccatcaaatcaaatatcatCGCAACAGTCGACAAACATTATACGaaagaattgaaaaatatCTCAATAAGTAAGTACtgtatttaattgatttcctATGATGTTGAAAGCAACACGCACTACTTAAACAAGAAAATCATCTCAATGAATGGAAAGAAAGTATTATATccgtttattttcttttttttccccaGACGCGGCGTAAATGGACATCAGTGTGTGCTGCGTTCTTTATGTGAGACCGGCCAAAAGTCTAATGAAAGAGAACCCGGTAGCTTTGCCGGCGAACTGATTCGAGCTGTGTTTACTATCCCAGAAGCTTTAGATCACGAGCCTGTTGCCTATCGGGACACACTTTACGATAAAGCCCATGCTCATGATGGTGATTGTGCTGCACTTTATCCGGAATGCAAGCAGTCCTTATGGGATGTTCCATTCTTACAATAAAAGGCTgtcaaaatattgttgtaattATCTTTTATTCAACCAAATCAATTAGTTCAGCTTACATTGATCCCGAGACTTTTGAGCATGGTATGGCATAACAGCATTATGAGACTtaatcaaaaaaatgttttcaaatatcGATTCCAAATATCAACTTGTAAAGTTAGCGAGTGCAACTTTCGCGATCATTGTAAGTATGTTTTATGCGATTAGTCTAAGTATAACTCGAACTTTCCAGTTAGTGCCAATGAGTTTTATCTAAAGAAATGTATGGCTGGTTTTAACCAAAACAAGTCCGAAGTCTGAAGTTGGTGGCGTGAAAAAGTAATTTGAGCCTTTAAATAGACCAATGAGCACGCAAAACAAAGACGAAGCGAAAGACAAACTGCTTGTCAGAACAAAACAgagaaacaaagaaaaaaataaatacatacaaatatattaaaaattccgCAATGAGGCGTAAACGACTAGAAAATGGCTGTGAAACAAATCCTAAGCTTAAAGCCGCAGtctgaaaattaaataaagataatCAATGTATGAACTTTCAATCTGAGATTTTAAAGCCATTCTCTATTATTAAGCTGTTCAAGTCTAAGCTACACTTTTGAGCCTTGCAAACACTAGGGTAtaacaaaagaagaagagtgCGAAAACTAATGatgaacaaaaaagaaaaagtagcACGCAAAAGTTACACCAAGCGCTGCCAAGTCAAACTTAAAACTTTTCAACGCGACCAGCGGCAATGAAAAGAAGATTCTTAGAATGCAATGAAGGAAGCGATAGTCAAAGAGCAAAGGAGAAATTGCGGCGCTGGGGGAACTGGCCGCAATTAACAGCCAAAGCAAGAACTAAACGCAACATTTTTGTCTACCTTTCAATGGGTCCGGTTGGATTTGGTTTGAGTTAGAGTTTTGCGTTCTGGCGTTTGCTTGGC
Coding sequences:
- the LOC133837896 gene encoding uncharacterized protein LOC133837896; the protein is MWIRNKRRNNTLAGCLLLSLLQWLELCLGDVLKGGGGIELATVSPLLSVAKSAVVSDVSSDFEQLIEAKLNESASGIKPTENLLSRKRRYLLFPEGSSFQFVFDEYICVVDHTNYLVLGLTVALAWELPSKAPSEAVDDLLNKLESGTIDVSRNDTVSNITYVDDASKPEQDTQQSSNKDNDNSSYKHNYIDLSNKGVGNQPYNSYYSSSPVFRTPMHPLHLYRDSYYRRPNVPARRKDNYYYSSNSSPVRNPFDDWSQPYSPAEKTRFPYWALAAHLEDILRHRNSFYNRDKNQHENVYYGKPKPQRIRKLPRVSSQARHFKIYPVFGKRSIPDAENPHHRHRRSGTSSTHDSNLSRLESHQIKYHRNSRQTLYERIEKYLNKRGVNGHQCVLRSLCETGQKSNEREPGSFAGELIRAVFTIPEALDHEPVAYRDTLYDKAHAHDGDCAALYPECKQSLWDVPFLQ